In Haemorhous mexicanus isolate bHaeMex1 chromosome 36, bHaeMex1.pri, whole genome shotgun sequence, a single genomic region encodes these proteins:
- the LIAT1 gene encoding protein LIAT1 isoform X10 gives MEFQNLPEGSKAIPGDPEPSMEFQNLPWSSRTFRGIPEHSMEFQNFPEGSKALPGDPEPSMEFQNLPWSSRTFHGIPEPSRRDQELSMEFQNLPEGSKALPGDPEPSMEFQNLPWSSRTFHGIPEPSRRDQELSMEFQNLPEGSKALPGDPEPSMEFQNLPWSSRTFETFPWKSRIFHGCPELPELSTGFQNFLQGSRTFLGIPELPEPSLGFQNFPWNSRTFLGIPELPELSTEFSRTFYGNFQNFPEIPNFSWDSRTFSGLPELSRCFHRDPGIPELSRGFQNLPGGSRSFQRVPSPSPTPAKAIRAPPPSLGEGAHR, from the exons atggaattccagaaccttccagaaggATCCAAGGCCATCCCCGGGGATCCAGAACCTTCCATGGAGTTCCAGAACCTTCCATGGAGTTCCAGAACTTTCCGTGGAATTCCAGAACAttccatggaattccagaaCTTTCCAGAAGGATCCAAGGCCCTTCCTGGGGATCCAGAACCTTCCATGGAGTTCCAGAACCTTCCATGGAGTTCCAGAACtttccatggaattccagaaccttccagaaggGACCAAGAACtttccatggaattccagaaccttccagaaggATCCAAGGCCCTTCCTGGGGATCCAGAACCTTCCATGGAGTTCCAGAACCTTCCATGGAGTTCCAGAACtttccatggaattccagaaccttccagaaggGACCAAGAACtttccatggaattccagaaccttccagaaggATCCAAGGCCCTTCCTGGGGATCCAGAACCTTCCATGGAGTTCCAGAACCTTCCATGGAGTTCCAGAACTTTCGAGACCTTTCCATGGAAGTCCAGAATCTTCCATGGGTGTCCAGAACTTCCAGAACTTTCCACGGGATTCCAGAACTTTCTACAGGGATCCAGAACCTTCCTTGGGATTCCAGAACTTCCAGAACCTTCCT TGGGATTCCAGAACtttccatggaattccagaaCCTTCCTTGGGATTCCAGAACTTCCAGAACTTTCCACTGAATTCTCCAGGACTTTCTATGGAAACTTCCAGAACTTTCCAGAGATCCCAAACTTTTCGTGGGATTCCAGAACTTTCTCTGGACTTCCAGAACTTTCCAGGTGCTTCCACAGGGATCCAGGAATTCCAGAACTTTCCAGGGGgttccagaaccttccaggGGGTTCCAGAAGCTTCCAGAGGGTcccaagcccctcccccacccctgcaAAGGCAATAAGGGCCCCTCCCCCCTCCTTAGGGGAGGGCGCCCATCGTTAA
- the LIAT1 gene encoding protein LIAT1 isoform X9 has product MEFQNLPEGSKAIPGDPEPSMEFQNLPWSSRTFRGIPEHSMEFQNFPEGSKALPGDPEPSMEFQNLPWSSRTFHGIPEPSRRDQELSMEFQNLPEGSKALPGDPEPSMEFQNLPWSSRTFHGIPEPSRRIQGPSWGSRTFHGVPEPSMEFQNFRDLSMEVQNLPWVSRTSRTFHGIPELSTGIQNLPWDSRTSRTFLGIPELSRCFHWDPELPEPSTEFSRTFYGNFQNFPEIPNFSWDSRTFHGIPEPSLGFQNFQNFPLNSPGLSMETSRTFQRSQTFRGIPELSLDFQNFPGASTGIQEFQNFPGGSRTFQGVPEASRGSQAPPPPLQRQ; this is encoded by the exons atggaattccagaaccttccagaaggATCCAAGGCCATCCCCGGGGATCCAGAACCTTCCATGGAGTTCCAGAACCTTCCATGGAGTTCCAGAACTTTCCGTGGAATTCCAGAACAttccatggaattccagaaCTTTCCAGAAGGATCCAAGGCCCTTCCTGGGGATCCAGAACCTTCCATGGAGTTCCAGAACCTTCCATGGAGTTCCAGAACtttccatggaattccagaaccttccagaaggGACCAAGAACtttccatggaattccagaaccttccagaaggATCCAAGGCCCTTCCTGGGGATCCAGAACCTTCCATGGAGTTCCAGAACCTTCCATGGAGTTCCAGAACtttccatggaattccagaac cttccagaaggATCCAAGGCCCTTCCTGGGGATCCAGAACCTTCCATGGAGTTCCAGAACCTTCCATGGAGTTCCAGAACTTTCGAGACCTTTCCATGGAAGTCCAGAATCTTCCATGGGTGTCCAGAACTTCCAGAACTTTCCACGGGATTCCAGAACTTTCTACAGGGATCCAGAACCTTCCTTGGGATTCCAGAACTTCCAGAACCTTCCTTGGGATTCCAGAACTTTCCAGGTGCTTCCACTGGGATCCAGAACTTCCAGAACCTTCCACAGAATTCTCCAGGACTTTCTATGGAAACTTCCAGAACTTTCCAGAGATCCCAAACTTTTCGTGGGATTCCAGAACtttccatggaattccagaaCCTTCCTTGGGATTCCAGAACTTCCAGAACTTTCCACTGAATTCTCCAGGACTTTCTATGGAAACTTCCAGAACTTTCCAGAGATCCCAAACTTTTCGTGGGATTCCAGAACTTTCTCTGGACTTCCAGAACTTTCCAGGTGCTTCCACAGGGATCCAGGAATTCCAGAACTTTCCAGGGGgttccagaaccttccaggGGGTTCCAGAAGCTTCCAGAGGGTcccaagcccctcccccacccctgcaAAGGCAATAA
- the LIAT1 gene encoding protein LIAT1 isoform X8, producing MEFQNLPEGSKAIPGDPEPSMEFQNLPWSSRTFRGIPEHSMEFQNFPEGSKALPGDPEPSMEFQNLPWSSRTFHGIPEPSRRIQGPSWGSRTFHGVPEPSMEFQNFPWNSRTFQKGPRTFHGIPEPSRRIQGPSWGSRTFHGVPEPSMEFQNFRDLSMEVQNLPWVSRTSRTFHGIPELSTGIQNLPWDSRTSRTFLGIPELSRCFHWDPELPEPSTEFSRTFYGNFQNFPEIPNFSWDSRTFHGIPEPSLGFQNFQNFPLNSPGLSMETSRTFQRSQTFRGIPELSLDFQNFPGASTGIQEFQNFPGGSRTFQGVPEASRGSQAPPPPLQRQ from the exons atggaattccagaaccttccagaaggATCCAAGGCCATCCCCGGGGATCCAGAACCTTCCATGGAGTTCCAGAACCTTCCATGGAGTTCCAGAACTTTCCGTGGAATTCCAGAACAttccatggaattccagaaCTTTCCAGAAGGATCCAAGGCCCTTCCTGGGGATCCAGAACCTTCCATGGAGTTCCAGAACCTTCCATGGAGTTCCAGAACtttccatggaattccagaac cttccagaaggATCCAAGGCCCTTCCTGGGGATCCAGAACCTTCCATGGAGTTCCAGAACCTTCCATGGAGTTCCAGAACtttccatggaattccagaaccttccagaaggGACCAAGAACtttccatggaattccagaaccttccagaaggATCCAAGGCCCTTCCTGGGGATCCAGAACCTTCCATGGAGTTCCAGAACCTTCCATGGAGTTCCAGAACTTTCGAGACCTTTCCATGGAAGTCCAGAATCTTCCATGGGTGTCCAGAACTTCCAGAACTTTCCACGGGATTCCAGAACTTTCTACAGGGATCCAGAACCTTCCTTGGGATTCCAGAACTTCCAGAACCTTCCTTGGGATTCCAGAACTTTCCAGGTGCTTCCACTGGGATCCAGAACTTCCAGAACCTTCCACAGAATTCTCCAGGACTTTCTATGGAAACTTCCAGAACTTTCCAGAGATCCCAAACTTTTCGTGGGATTCCAGAACtttccatggaattccagaaCCTTCCTTGGGATTCCAGAACTTCCAGAACTTTCCACTGAATTCTCCAGGACTTTCTATGGAAACTTCCAGAACTTTCCAGAGATCCCAAACTTTTCGTGGGATTCCAGAACTTTCTCTGGACTTCCAGAACTTTCCAGGTGCTTCCACAGGGATCCAGGAATTCCAGAACTTTCCAGGGGgttccagaaccttccaggGGGTTCCAGAAGCTTCCAGAGGGTcccaagcccctcccccacccctgcaAAGGCAATAA